AGGCCTTTACCCCACCAACAAGCTAATGGGACGCGGACTCATCCATTGACGGCAGCTTGAAACAGAGGCCGCCTTTTCTCACACATCTCCAAAATGCGTAAGCTTATCCGGTATTAGCAGCGGTTTCCCACTGTTATCCCGAATCCATGGGTAGATTATCCACGCGTTACTCACCCGTGCGCCGCTCTACTCAGGGACCGAAGCCCCCTTTCTCGCTCGACTTGCATGTGTTAGGCACGCCGCCAGCGTTCATTCTGAGCCAGGATCAAACTCTCCACTTAAAAATACTCAAAATGAAGCATGGCTTTAAAACCATGTTCTTTCTCTCCCCCTCGCTATTCCATTGTCAAAGAACTCACTCGCCGCTGTTGCGCTTCATCGAAGCGCCGTGATGCGCGGCGAAGAAGCAGGTTCTATAGATACCCCTGCTCAGTGTCAACAAAAAAAATTATTTTTTTTAAAGTTTTTTTTGTCATGGAAATTCAAACAATTGAAGCATAGCATGTCTTGGTGTTTTTCGATGAACACCAATACGTTTCAACAAGCTGAACACAAGATAAATTTTAGAAAAGAAATCCAGTCGGTTAAAGAGACAATGCAGGCAAACTAGAGACAACCAATTAATATAATGTAACTTATTTTCAACGTTACAGCGACCCTTCTTGATTTCAGCAGCAAGGCTCCGAAATATGGCCTTTAGAGCACTCGGGATTATCTGGGTTCGCGTTCATCCCGCCCTGTCGTTTCCGATCCTCTGGAGTTGTATCGAATTTCAACCGGCAATATCCAAAAGCATGTTGTCGCGATGCACTGCCTCGGAATAGGGGCACTGCCCCAGGACCGATGCGATTTCCGAACTTTTGCGACCCATGACGCGTTTCAGTTCCGCGGCCTTGTAGTTGGATAGGCCGACCCCAATGGGGCGGCCCTCAAAATCCATGATCCGGACCAGGGCGCCGACACCAAAATTTCCCGACACGTTCACGATTCCGGCCGGCAACAGGCTTTTCCCCCCCTGCCGCAGCGCTTTGACGGCGCCGGCATCAACCCATAATTCGCCGTCCGTCTCCTGATTATAGGCCATCCAGAACTTGCGTCGGGAAATGCTTTTTTCCTGCGGCACGACCCATGTACCCAGCATTTCTCCGTCGAATACCTTTTCCAGGCTGAACTTTTCCTTGCCGGAGACAATCAGCGTCGGCACTCCAAGCTGGGCGGCCCGTTTTGCGGCCAGCAGCTTGCTGTACATCCCGCCGGATCCGGCTCCGGTCTTGCCGCGACACAGCTTTGCCGGCTCAAGGGTCAAAATGTCCGTGATGCATTCCAGGCAACCGGCATCAGGATTATCGTCCGGATTATCGTCAAAAACTCCTTTTGCCGAGGTCAGATTGATGAACAGGTCCGCCTCGACCATATTCAGCAACAGGCTGGCCAGGCTGTCGTTGTCTCCAAACTTCAGCTCCTGTACGGCCACGGAATCGTTCTCGTTGACGATGGGTATGGCCCGCCATGTCAGCAGCGTCTGAAATGTATGCCTGGCGTTCAAAAACCGCGACCGGCTGCGCAGATCGTCCTTGGTCAAAAGAATCTGGGCAGTAACCTTGCCGAACCGCTCGAACGCCTCATCATAGGCGTGCATCAATCTGCTCTGCCCGATTGCCGCGGCGGCCTGCTTCTCCGGCAGATGCGCTCCAAGACACAAACTTGAGATGACTTTTCGGCCGGCGGCCACGGCTCCTGAAGAGACCAGAACCAG
This genomic stretch from Desulfonatronum thiosulfatophilum harbors:
- the proB gene encoding glutamate 5-kinase codes for the protein MSDWKEHRRQVLANAKRVLIKVGSAVLTSEQGLDLRVVSRLADQMSSLHDRGLDLVLVSSGAVAAGRKVISSLCLGAHLPEKQAAAAIGQSRLMHAYDEAFERFGKVTAQILLTKDDLRSRSRFLNARHTFQTLLTWRAIPIVNENDSVAVQELKFGDNDSLASLLLNMVEADLFINLTSAKGVFDDNPDDNPDAGCLECITDILTLEPAKLCRGKTGAGSGGMYSKLLAAKRAAQLGVPTLIVSGKEKFSLEKVFDGEMLGTWVVPQEKSISRRKFWMAYNQETDGELWVDAGAVKALRQGGKSLLPAGIVNVSGNFGVGALVRIMDFEGRPIGVGLSNYKAAELKRVMGRKSSEIASVLGQCPYSEAVHRDNMLLDIAG